The genomic stretch CATCACTGATATCAAGAGAATTCTAGCTCAAAGGTTCAACATCAAAGACTTGGGCTATATCTGTTATTTCCTTGGTTTTTAGATTGCAAGATCCTCCGACAGAATTACATTATGTCAGCGCAAATATTGTCTGAACCTGTTGGAATCAACTGGTATGCTTGGTGCAAAACCAGCGTCCACGTCCATGGACCATACTCACAAGCTAGACCAATCATAAGAACCTGTCCTTGCAGACTCGACTCGGTATAGAACTATAATAGGTAAACTCTTGTACCTCATACACTCACGCCCTAATATCGTGTACTCTGCTTACAAGTTAAGTCAGCGCATGTCAGTACCAACTCAAACCCACTTACAGGCAGCTTACAGAATAATCAGATACCTCAGTAATGCACCATCCATGGGGCTTTATTTCATAACAGACTCAAAGCTCAACCTTACCGGCTTCAGAGATTCAGACTAGGGAGTTTGTCCTCTCACCAGAAGATCAACAATTGGCTTCAATTTCTTCCTTGGAGACAATTTGGTTTgctggaaatcaaagaaacaactCATTGTCTCTCGTTCCTCATCTGAAGCGGAGTATCGAGCATTGGCTAACACATCCTGCGAGGCCCAATGGATGATTTTTCTACTTCAAGACTTTGGCATCTCTCATCCTTAACCAGACACTATTTACTGCAACAGCTGGAGTGCAATCACATTGCACTAATCTGATATTCCATGAACAAATGAAGCATATAAAGATGGACTGCCACTTAGTGCAAGACAAGATTCAATCAAAGACCATTCATCTCATGCCAATAAATTCAGACAACCAAGTAGCAAACTTGTTTCCTATGCCACTGCTCTTGGTCCCTTTAACAGTCTGATTTCCAAACTGGGAATGTTGGTGTTAAaacttagttttattattatttgtattcTATCATTTAGGCCCAATATGCAAAATTACTTGGCCCATTGCATTATCTTTCTATACCGGCCATGTATATACAATGCCTTGTACCTTTTATCGGTtaatgaaaataagaattttttttttcattcaatgGTTTCCATCTATCCGCTGCCAAGTGTCAAAACATGCCTCAACACACAACATTGCAATGTACTTGCAAATTATTTATCAAAAAATCATCACAATAGATTGACTATAGGTGTTGAACTCTCCCTAGTCCCTATCTTGTAGAGTACTATGAGACTACTCTTTATCATTTGTAGTTGGATACCCTATCATCTGTTTCCTTTTTGAAATGCTCTCCTACTTGATTTAAAAGCTCATCAAAACTACTTTAAAGAAAAGCTTCTTATATCTAGCTTCTAAAACTACCATTTGACCTATAACTTCTCTTAAGGAGAAGagaaatcaaaaaaataaatcaaGTTACACACACCCTTATAAAAGCTTACAAAAACACAGTTTATGCAAAGATTGTGTAAAATTTAGCCTCATTTTCACTATGGTTGTAGAGATAGCTTAATTGACTTATAAACCAAAACTGTTTGATTAAACTTTTGCATACAAGAACACAAGATATAAAGAACTATATAACAACTCACATAAATAAATTTTCCAAAGGTAAAATTTGGCTAATAATTGCCTATATGAAAATTTTTGTTTAACACCATATCTTACAAGGCAACTGTGCTCATAAAATTCTATGCTTAAAATATAAGCACTTAATCTAGAAATCTGGTAGGAATATATTCAGTTAACCTAAGCGGATAGCGATAAAATTCGTCATTTCTAACATCTCCCTTCCTATTCTGGAAAGGAACCCACCATGGAAGTCCTCTATCAACACCTGTTTGTTTTGCTTCAAGTGTGTTGTCAATAACAGTTCCAACTATTATTGCCACAGTTGGTGGAGATGAGAATATTGTGTTCAATATGTCATTAAACTGTTTTCACACAAAACACAAACTTCACCAATTAGATATATAGAAAATTTCGGAAAAAAAATGCTATAAGAATAGAAATAGTTTCATgtaatgttttaaaaaccagacCAGACGGACCAGATGGTCCGTTGAACCAACCTTTGTCCAGGCCTAGAAGTTTTGTCGGGACTAATTGATCATGCGGAATGAAAGGTTAAGAAACTTAAGTGACTTACCCATCCACCGTTTGTTCTAACAGGACCGTGACCGTCAGGTGCGGTGTTCATGATAAAATATTGAGGAATTGAGATTCCGAGAAATAGGGTTAAGCCGAAAACATAGATATTTCTTATGGAATTGTTGTTTGCAAATTGTATGAATGAGATCCCAGTAGCAGCTGCAAGAGATAGAAATGTATAATAAGGTTTGCATCTATCTACATGTCAAAGTTATAATGTTTTAATGTTCATGGAGTAGCGGATACACTTACCAACAATGCCAAATAAAACACAGTATATAGCAGCAAATATGGGTAGGGGAATCGATGCAAAAAAGGCGCCGAATTTACCTGAAAGAGAcatgaaaaaatataatttattacataagTGTAAAAGTTCAAGGGAACTCTCCATGCAAGAATTAAAGTTGAATATTGTACCGAAAATACCGAAGAAAATCATGAAACCACATGATATTTGCACCACTCTTCTGCTCCCGATATGAGTGAGACCAAGTAGACCAACATTTTCGCTACAATCATCGAATAGATTAGTGAAATTATCCCGTGTATATAATCAAGATTTGAATAATAAAGAACACGAAACAGAAACAGAACGAAAGTTTTTAGAATATTGGTTTCTTACACGGATGCTGTAGTACCAACAACAGAACCAAAAATGCCTTCAATCAGCATGCTAATACCCTGTACCTCAAAAATTACAAGGATGTCAAGATTTCCTAATGTAAAAGAATAATTGAGTTTATTGTTCAAAAAGAAAGATAATTGAAACTTCACCTGGAGTCCAATGCTTCGGCTGAACACGTGTGCAGGAGGGGGTGTTGCACCAGAAAGCCTGGCTGCGGCAAAGTAAGTACCAGTTGACTGCATTCGAAATTTCATTAAATTAAAGATCCATATTAGATCATCGGTTTGATGACAACTGATCGACAATAATAGTAAGATAGGCTAATGCAGTTAAGATCATTTTCGATACGGTGAACATACTAAAATGTAGCACCATGTGTCTGGTATCCAACACGACACCGACACATGTAGCTCCATTCAACTACATCCATTTCTTAAATTATTACAAGTATATGTGTGGCATTATTGTGTCTGTGTCAGCGTTTCATAGCATATAAATTAACTGAACAATCTACAACAACAATCAGTTTAATCTTATCTCACTAAGTGATTAACTTCTGTCATAATcttctatccaaatcgttaatcttGAGATATTTTTGAACAATCTGTAGAATTAAAAATACTAAGGATAAGGAAAAGTTGTTTGACCTCAGCAGAAGTGACAAGTGCTGCTCCCATCATCCCAAAGACATGACTAGCCTTGAATATGGGGGTACCCCACTGAAATGGGTATGGAACTTTAATCCTGAAATAGAAACATAATTGCTATCATAAAGTTCAAGAAAGAGAATTTGAACTCAAGCGGTCAAGTTAAAGTCCGGTTTGGATAAACAATTTAACTAAAAGTGCTAATgtataagctatttctataacAGAAGataaatgaagtcaaaatgcTTCCATATAAGCTGGAAACAATTCATAGACATGTCATAAACCGTTTCCATAAGCTTTCTCAAAAATTCCCAAAGGTGCTTATGTAAGTATTTAAGCAGAAGTAAGCCAAACCAAACATGTCCTAAATCTACTACTTATGCTACATACCAAGGAGCAGAAGTCAAAAGGTAGGAGCGATCTGTGCGGCAACTCGTTTGGGTCTTTGATTTGGAATTATTGTATGCACCAGCAACGGTAAGGATTGCGGCGAAAGCCCAAATAATGGCAATGCAGATTAGTAAAGCAAACCTCTCAAGTATATGATGAGCTTGAGGATGAAGGCGCTTCAAATACTGCAGGACCGAAAAATGTAAAATGTTATTTGCTAGTAGAAGCGAGTAAAAGCGTACGAAATTGTTTCGGATTAGATGTAAAACCTGTTGTGTTATGATCAGGAGAATGAGCATAGGCAGTCCAATTTGGATACAATCTGCAACCTGCATGGAAGAACGCAATCGAGTTTATGAACTTTCCATTTTAAGTTTTTAGTATAATAAGTAAGTAATTTATTCTTGGATATAACGTCGTCGTACCAGCGGAAAGCCCCTCGTGAATAGACCGAGACCGACCACAGCTACTATAGGTACAATGATAATGGGACTAAACAACCTgataaagaaagaaataaaaaaattaatcgaAAGATAGTAACTAATAATCGTGATAATAAACTAAACTTGAAATGAAATTAACGTTGAAGATTGAGATGAATCTACCTTGTTAAATTTCCCCATGCCCTACTATATCCAAGGAAGATATTGATGAAAGATGAAACAATGAGGGATCCTTGAATTGTTCTCATTGTGCGAGTAAACCTCTACAAATACAAGCGTCATAATCTATTAACGATTCGGATCACCGATTTCATGTTGCACAAAGTGATTCAGTCAACAAATAACAAAACCAGAACACAATCGATAGTTGAAATCGCAATTGATATGTTTTGAAATAAACAAACCTCATGCTCAGATGAAAAAGTCTGGTCATTGTAATCATTGATGATCGACATCACTGGGAGTACGAAAGCAAGTGATCCGCCCATAACTACTGGAAGCCTCGAACCAAACCAAGTCTGAAGCAATGTGTTGATGCCAGACATAAACAACAATGTCTGAATCACACGAGCCTTATCGCCCTACAAAAGAACAACATAATCATCACACAAATACATAGCAAGCACCAATCTTTTTCTCAAGTCCCGGTATCTATGTAGCACCGACACTTCAGATTGTAGAAAAGCGGTTACATTCAATGATTCAACTTTCTCAAATTATCATCGATGTCGATGCTGCAGTGTAAATGTCGTGTCTCGTGTCAGTGATTCATAGATCATTAGACTTACATGACTCCCACCCATTTGAGGTACAAGATTGGTGGCAATCAGAACCGTTGTTCCAAGCATCACAATGTAGTGCTGAAAACCCAAAAGTAATGCTTCcgctgaaaaaaaaaaaaaaatacttgttCTACTAAACAAACCATGAATTTTTTAAtctcaaactaaaaaaaaaaaaaaacaaaacttttttcaATCAACTTTTAACATACTGAATCTCACATAAGATTCATTCATACAAACAAATGACAagaacaaaaaacaaaacaacttttcataaaaaataagaatCAAACCTGAATAAAGTTAACAAAAAAGTAAAATcaacaaataaacaaaactaaACTATAAAAAAGAATAACTAATCaacaagaaataaaaaagaaaggatCAAATAGAAAGGGTGAAAGAGAAAGAAACTAACGCCATGAAGGATT from Vicia villosa cultivar HV-30 ecotype Madison, WI linkage group LG4, Vvil1.0, whole genome shotgun sequence encodes the following:
- the LOC131596547 gene encoding nucleobase-ascorbate transporter 3 isoform X1, with product MGETDNHHHHHQAPPPVQAPPPQNLGLSRGPTWTPAEQLLQLHYCIHSNPSWPEALLLGFQHYIVMLGTTVLIATNLVPQMGGSHGDKARVIQTLLFMSGINTLLQTWFGSRLPVVMGGSLAFVLPVMSIINDYNDQTFSSEHERFTRTMRTIQGSLIVSSFINIFLGYSRAWGNLTRLFSPIIIVPIVAVVGLGLFTRGFPLVADCIQIGLPMLILLIITQQYLKRLHPQAHHILERFALLICIAIIWAFAAILTVAGAYNNSKSKTQTSCRTDRSYLLTSAPWIKVPYPFQWGTPIFKASHVFGMMGAALVTSAESTGTYFAAARLSGATPPPAHVFSRSIGLQGISMLIEGIFGSVVGTTASVENVGLLGLTHIGSRRVVQISCGFMIFFGIFGKFGAFFASIPLPIFAAIYCVLFGIVAATGISFIQFANNNSIRNIYVFGLTLFLGISIPQYFIMNTAPDGHGPVRTNGGWFNDILNTIFSSPPTVAIIVGTVIDNTLEAKQTGVDRGLPWWVPFQNRKGDVRNDEFYRYPLRLTEYIPTRFLD
- the LOC131596547 gene encoding nucleobase-ascorbate transporter 3 isoform X2, with the translated sequence MGETDNHHHHHQAPPPVQAPPPQNLGLSRGPTWTPAEQLLQLHYCIHSNPSWPEALLLGFQHYIVMLGTTVLIATNLVPQMGGSHGDKARVIQTLLFMSGINTLLQTWFGSRLPVVMGGSLAFVLPVMSIINDYNDQTFSSEHERFTRTMRTIQGSLIVSSFINIFLGYSRAWGNLTRLFSPIIIVPIVAVVGLGLFTRGFPLVADCIQIGLPMLILLIITQQYLKRLHPQAHHILERFALLICIAIIWAFAAILTVAGAYNNSKSKTQTSCRTDRSYLLTSAPWIKVPYPFQWGTPIFKASHVFGMMGAALVTSAESTGTYFAAARLSGATPPPAHVFSRSIGLQGISMLIEGIFGSVVGTTASVENVGLLGLTHIGSRRVVQISCGFMIFFGKFGAFFASIPLPIFAAIYCVLFGIVAATGISFIQFANNNSIRNIYVFGLTLFLGISIPQYFIMNTAPDGHGPVRTNGGWFNDILNTIFSSPPTVAIIVGTVIDNTLEAKQTGVDRGLPWWVPFQNRKGDVRNDEFYRYPLRLTEYIPTRFLD